One genomic window of Salvelinus alpinus chromosome 9, SLU_Salpinus.1, whole genome shotgun sequence includes the following:
- the LOC139584229 gene encoding secretory carrier-associated membrane protein 5, producing the protein MAENNFPPLPRFIPLKPCFYQDFNEIPDVHRSMCKKLYYLWIFNSATLAVNLIGCLAWMCGGGGATNFGMAILWLILFTPCSYVCWFRPIYKAFKTDSSFNFMAFFFVFMAQVVISIIQCIGIPGWGVCGWLATITFFSTNIGSAVVMLIPTIMFTAMAVLSFTGLTKVHNMYRGTGGSMSKAQEEWTTGAWKNPHVQQAAQQAAVGVAQGAMQQQQPQYSQAPTYNYDEPGM; encoded by the exons ATGGCAG AAAACAATTTCCCTCCCCTGCCTCGCTTCATCCCTCTGAAGCCATGTTTCTATCAGGATTTTAACGAAATCCCAGATGTACACCGTTCCATGTGCAAGAAGCTGTACTACCTATGGATCT TTAACAGTGCCACCTTGGCGGTCAATCTGATTGGCTGCCTGGCGTGGATGTGCGGCGGGGGCGGAGCCACTAACTTTGGCATGGCCATTCTGTGGCTCATCCTGTTCACCCCCTGTTCCTACGTGTGCTGGTTCAGACCCATCTACAAGGCCTTCAA GACTGACAGCTCGTTCAACTTCATGGCGTTCTTCTTCGTGTTCATGGCCCAGGTGGTGATCAGCATCATTCAGTGTATAGGCATCCCAGGCTGGGGCGTCTG tggctggctggctaccATCACCTTCTTTAGCACCAATATAGGCTCtgctgttgtcatgctgatcCCCACCATCATGTTCACTGCCATGGCTGTCCTCTCCTTCACCGGGCTCACCAAG GTGCACAACATGTACCGTGGCACTGGGGGCAGTATGAGTAAAGCCCAGGAGGAGTGGACCACCGGGGCCTGGAAGAACCCTCACGTCCAGCAGGCAGCGCAGCAGGCTGCTGTGGGGGTGGCGCAGGGAGCCATGCAGCAGCAACAACCCCAGTACTCACAGGCACCCACCTACAACTACGACGAACCGGGCATGTAG
- the LOC139584230 gene encoding protein mono-ADP-ribosyltransferase PARP16-like isoform X1 encodes MVSHMLGMQPPLPPDAVRELVCSCLHRDPVAADLRCSLFVAAAQNYKRDSVLRPYPPRYIRDRDTKDFDELLSDVSSLPGVRELVRLRPGEADHHLALTHWVLSSKSFAVKTLQKDEYAKLCNLTESEGISTPVPDFLFELEYCDQMNAKFEKTRAGRDLFYAFHGSRLENFHSIIHNGLHCHLNKTSLFGEGTYLTSDLSMAVLYSPHGNGWRDSLLGPLLSCVAVCEVIDHPDVKCQVKRKDSETIDRQRSRARNSEGGEVPQKYFVVTNNQLLRVKYLLVYSQRRHLSRHSRGRSWLVRHHFAIMMSLYLLLLIFIGAFNSTTFLSFWNRLFR; translated from the exons ATGGTTTCACACA TGTTGGGAATGCAGCCACCACTCCCACCGGATGCAGTCAGAGAGCTGGTGTGTTCCTGTCTTCACAGGGACCCAGTAGCCGCTGATCTGAGATGCAGCCTGTTTGTGGCAGCTGCTCAGAACTACAAAAGGGACTCAGTGCTCAGACCCTATCCCCCCAGATacatcagagacagagacaccaaggACTTTGATGAGCTG CTGTCAGATGTCAGCAGTTTGCCTGGTGTGAGGGAGCTGGTGAGACTGAGGCCTGGTGAAGCTGACCATCATCTGGCCCTCACACACTGGGTTCTCTCTTCCAAGAGCTTCGCTGTGAAAACACTACAGAAAGACGAG TATGCCAAGCTGTGTAACCTGACTGAGAGTGAGGGGATCTCCACGCCTGTTCCAGACTTCCTGTTTGAGCTGGAGTACTGCGACCAGATGAACGCTAAGTTTGAGAAGACACGGGCGGGACGCGACCTCTTCTATGCATTCCACGGCAGCCGACTGGAGAACTTCCATTCTATCATCCACAACGGACTACACTGCCACCTCAACAAG ACGTCGTTGTTCGGAGAGGGCACCTACCTCACCAGTGACCTCAGCATGGCGGTCCTCTACAGTCCCCATGGCAACGGTTGGCGTGACAGTCTCCTGGGACCGTTGCTAAGCTGTGTCGCCGTGTGTGAGGTCATCGACCACCCAGACGTTAAGTGCCAGGTGAAGAGGAAAG ACTCGGAGACCATTGACCGTCAGCGCTCCAGAGCCAGGaacagtgaaggaggagaggtcCCTCAGAAGTACTTTGTGGTCACCAACAATCAGCTTCTCAGAGTCAAGTACCTGCTAGTATACTCTCAGAGAAGACACCTGTCCAG ACATTCCCGGGGCAGGTCGTGGTTGGTCAGACATCACTTTGCCATCATGATGAGTCTATATCTGCTGCTACTCATCTTCATCGGTGCCTTCAACTCCACCACATTCCTCTCCTTCTGGAACAGGCTTTTCCGGTGA
- the LOC139584230 gene encoding protein mono-ADP-ribosyltransferase PARP16-like isoform X2 — protein sequence MQPPLPPDAVRELVCSCLHRDPVAADLRCSLFVAAAQNYKRDSVLRPYPPRYIRDRDTKDFDELLSDVSSLPGVRELVRLRPGEADHHLALTHWVLSSKSFAVKTLQKDEYAKLCNLTESEGISTPVPDFLFELEYCDQMNAKFEKTRAGRDLFYAFHGSRLENFHSIIHNGLHCHLNKTSLFGEGTYLTSDLSMAVLYSPHGNGWRDSLLGPLLSCVAVCEVIDHPDVKCQVKRKDSETIDRQRSRARNSEGGEVPQKYFVVTNNQLLRVKYLLVYSQRRHLSRHSRGRSWLVRHHFAIMMSLYLLLLIFIGAFNSTTFLSFWNRLFR from the exons ATGCAGCCACCACTCCCACCGGATGCAGTCAGAGAGCTGGTGTGTTCCTGTCTTCACAGGGACCCAGTAGCCGCTGATCTGAGATGCAGCCTGTTTGTGGCAGCTGCTCAGAACTACAAAAGGGACTCAGTGCTCAGACCCTATCCCCCCAGATacatcagagacagagacaccaaggACTTTGATGAGCTG CTGTCAGATGTCAGCAGTTTGCCTGGTGTGAGGGAGCTGGTGAGACTGAGGCCTGGTGAAGCTGACCATCATCTGGCCCTCACACACTGGGTTCTCTCTTCCAAGAGCTTCGCTGTGAAAACACTACAGAAAGACGAG TATGCCAAGCTGTGTAACCTGACTGAGAGTGAGGGGATCTCCACGCCTGTTCCAGACTTCCTGTTTGAGCTGGAGTACTGCGACCAGATGAACGCTAAGTTTGAGAAGACACGGGCGGGACGCGACCTCTTCTATGCATTCCACGGCAGCCGACTGGAGAACTTCCATTCTATCATCCACAACGGACTACACTGCCACCTCAACAAG ACGTCGTTGTTCGGAGAGGGCACCTACCTCACCAGTGACCTCAGCATGGCGGTCCTCTACAGTCCCCATGGCAACGGTTGGCGTGACAGTCTCCTGGGACCGTTGCTAAGCTGTGTCGCCGTGTGTGAGGTCATCGACCACCCAGACGTTAAGTGCCAGGTGAAGAGGAAAG ACTCGGAGACCATTGACCGTCAGCGCTCCAGAGCCAGGaacagtgaaggaggagaggtcCCTCAGAAGTACTTTGTGGTCACCAACAATCAGCTTCTCAGAGTCAAGTACCTGCTAGTATACTCTCAGAGAAGACACCTGTCCAG ACATTCCCGGGGCAGGTCGTGGTTGGTCAGACATCACTTTGCCATCATGATGAGTCTATATCTGCTGCTACTCATCTTCATCGGTGCCTTCAACTCCACCACATTCCTCTCCTTCTGGAACAGGCTTTTCCGGTGA